Proteins encoded within one genomic window of Bacillus thermozeamaize:
- a CDS encoding tRNA pseudouridine(38,39,40) synthase TruA: MKRKIRLEFAYEGTHFHGFQRQSAGRRTVQAELERVLSSLTGEPIRFYASGRTDAGVHARAQVGHFETTSPIPAERWPFILNQQLPPDIIIHKAEAVDASFHARYDARSKVYQYWIDRGEVPDLFLRRFTWHLRHPLDLAAMREAAGYLEGTHDFTSFSSAKTPLENRVRTLYAVNIEETRRGGVPLLVFSVHGNGFLYNMVRIIVGTLVEVGLGRIAPEAIPDILAARDRTRAGMTAPPQGLILWKVLYYNN; the protein is encoded by the coding sequence ATGAAACGGAAAATCCGCCTGGAATTTGCGTATGAGGGAACACACTTTCACGGGTTTCAAAGGCAGTCTGCCGGCAGGCGAACGGTGCAGGCTGAATTGGAACGGGTCCTTTCATCTCTCACGGGAGAGCCGATCCGCTTCTATGCCTCAGGCAGGACCGATGCCGGCGTTCACGCCCGGGCTCAGGTCGGCCATTTTGAAACCACCTCACCGATACCGGCAGAACGTTGGCCATTCATTTTGAACCAGCAGTTGCCGCCAGACATTATCATCCACAAAGCTGAGGCAGTGGACGCAAGCTTTCACGCCCGCTATGATGCCAGGAGCAAGGTGTACCAGTACTGGATTGACCGGGGAGAGGTTCCGGATCTGTTTTTGCGGCGTTTTACCTGGCACCTGCGCCATCCGCTGGATCTGGCTGCGATGCGGGAAGCTGCCGGGTATCTGGAGGGTACGCATGATTTTACTTCGTTTTCTTCCGCCAAAACACCGCTTGAAAACCGGGTACGCACGCTTTATGCGGTGAACATCGAGGAGACGCGCCGGGGCGGCGTTCCGCTGCTCGTCTTTTCCGTGCACGGCAACGGCTTTTTGTATAACATGGTTCGCATCATCGTCGGCACGCTGGTCGAGGTAGGCCTCGGCAGGATCGCGCCGGAAGCCATTCCTGACATTCTGGCCGCCAGGGACCGCACGCGAGCCGGCATGACCGCGCCGCCGCAAGGATTGATCTTGTGGAAGGTATTGTATTATAATAATTAG
- a CDS encoding 30S ribosomal protein S9: MALVQYYGTGRRKESVARVRLVPGDGKFIINKRTLDDYFGGLEALKAIVKQPLVLTDTLGKYDVLVNVRGGGFTGQAGAIRHGIARALLEVDPSLRPTLKQAGFLTRDPRMKERKKYGLKGARRAPQFSKR; this comes from the coding sequence ATGGCGCTGGTTCAGTATTATGGCACCGGCAGACGGAAAGAATCGGTGGCTCGTGTCCGTCTCGTGCCAGGTGATGGAAAATTTATCATCAATAAACGCACCTTGGATGATTATTTTGGCGGATTGGAAGCTCTCAAAGCGATCGTCAAGCAACCCCTCGTCTTGACGGACACGCTCGGAAAGTATGATGTGTTGGTCAACGTCCGGGGCGGCGGCTTTACCGGCCAGGCCGGAGCCATCCGTCACGGGATTGCCCGTGCGTTGCTTGAAGTGGATCCCTCATTGCGTCCGACCTTGAAGCAGGCTGGCTTCCTGACCCGCGACCCGCGGATGAAGGAGCGGAAAAAGTACGGGCTCAAGGGCGCCCGCCGGGCACCGCAATTCTCGAAACGGTAA
- a CDS encoding ABC transporter ATP-binding protein yields MRGYSRLTWETGGGILLKITDLVVGYGKATVIEGLNLEIKEGQMLSIIGPNGAGKTTLLRCISGLLKPSQGEIMFEGQSILNLPPHKIANLGITHCPEGRRPFPDLTVKDNLLMGGLRLGKSALQERLAYVYQLFPILKEREAQLVGTMSGGQQQMVSIGRALMTNPKLLMLDEPSIGLAPKVVDEIFEQIENIKRSGVTILLVEQNVDVALKVSDEIAILDHGKISFSGSAENLLKNTRLREVYLGI; encoded by the coding sequence ATGAGAGGGTACTCAAGGCTTACCTGGGAGACAGGAGGTGGGATCTTGCTTAAAATAACCGACTTGGTTGTCGGATACGGGAAGGCCACAGTCATTGAGGGGTTAAATCTAGAGATCAAGGAAGGTCAAATGTTGTCCATCATTGGTCCCAATGGGGCTGGAAAAACAACACTCCTTCGCTGCATCAGTGGATTACTCAAACCTAGCCAAGGCGAAATCATGTTTGAGGGGCAATCGATTCTGAATCTTCCTCCTCATAAAATCGCAAATTTAGGGATCACGCATTGTCCGGAAGGCAGACGCCCTTTTCCTGATTTAACAGTGAAGGATAACCTTTTGATGGGTGGATTAAGATTAGGAAAATCTGCTTTACAAGAACGATTAGCCTATGTCTACCAATTGTTTCCCATCTTGAAAGAACGGGAAGCACAACTTGTCGGAACGATGTCAGGCGGACAACAGCAGATGGTATCGATTGGCCGAGCCTTAATGACAAATCCCAAATTGCTGATGTTGGATGAACCATCCATTGGTTTGGCACCAAAAGTGGTTGATGAAATTTTTGAACAGATAGAGAACATTAAACGCAGCGGTGTCACCATTCTGTTGGTTGAGCAGAACGTGGACGTGGCTTTGAAAGTTTCTGATGAAATTGCGATCCTCGACCATGGAAAGATCTCTTTTTCTGGCTCCGCTGAAAATTTGTTGAAAAACACGCGATTAAGGGAAGTCTATTTAGGCATCTGA
- a CDS encoding 50S ribosomal protein L13, with the protein MRTTYMAKPNEVERKWYLVDAAGKTLGRLASEVAAILRGKHKPEYTPHVDTGDFVVVINADKVVLTGKKLTKKKYYRHSGYPGGLKVTTAGTMLKTRPERMIELAVKGMLPKNSLGRKQFKKLKVYAGSEHPHQAQQPVVWELKG; encoded by the coding sequence ATGCGCACAACGTACATGGCCAAGCCGAATGAGGTGGAGCGCAAATGGTACCTGGTTGATGCAGCCGGGAAAACCCTTGGCCGGCTGGCTTCCGAAGTGGCTGCCATCCTGAGAGGAAAACATAAACCGGAATACACTCCCCACGTGGATACAGGCGATTTTGTCGTCGTGATCAATGCCGATAAAGTGGTGTTGACAGGCAAGAAACTGACGAAGAAAAAATACTACCGTCATTCCGGCTATCCTGGCGGATTGAAGGTGACGACGGCAGGCACCATGCTGAAAACCAGGCCGGAACGGATGATCGAGCTGGCTGTCAAGGGCATGCTGCCCAAAAACAGCCTGGGACGGAAGCAATTCAAAAAGCTGAAAGTGTATGCCGGTTCTGAACACCCGCACCAGGCACAACAACCGGTTGTCTGGGAGCTGAAGGGATAA